The following are encoded together in the Glycine max cultivar Williams 82 chromosome 8, Glycine_max_v4.0, whole genome shotgun sequence genome:
- the LOC100805139 gene encoding pentatricopeptide repeat-containing protein At1g62260, mitochondrial, which produces MATLYGRLSRRNIFHQLPRIRYCHASASPTHKYNNSSPLNRSNKKISNLIRSGRLSEARALFDSMKHRDTVTWNSMITGYVHRREIARARQLFDEMPRRDVVSWNLIVSGYFSCRGSRFVEEGRRLFELMPQRDCVSWNTVISGYAKNGRMDQALKLFNAMPERNAVSSNALITGFLLNGDVDSAVDFFRTMPEHYSTSLSALISGLVRNGELDMAAGILCECGNGDDDLVHAYNTLIAGYGQRGHVEEARRLFDGIPDDRGDGDEGQRRFRRNVVSWNSMMMCYVKAGDIVSARELFDRMVEQDTCSWNTMISGYVQISNMEEASKLFREMPIPDVLSWNLIVSGFAQKGDLNLAKDFFERMPLKNLISWNSIIAGYEKNEDYKGAIQLFSRMQFEGERPDRHTLSSVMSVCTGLVNLYLGKQIHQLVTKIVIPDSPINNSLITMYSRCGAIVDACTVFNEIKLYKDVITWNAMIGGYASHGLAAEALELFKLMKRLKIHPTYITFISVMNACAHAGLVEEGRRQFKSMINDYGIERRVEHFASLVDILGRQGQLQEAMDLINTMPFKPDKAVWGALLSACRVHNNVELALVAADALIRLEPESSAPYVLLYNIYANLGQWDDAESVRVLMEEKNVKKQAGYSWVD; this is translated from the coding sequence ATGGCAACTTTGTACGGAAGACTAAGTAGGAGAAACATATTCCATCAACTACCTCGTATCCGCTATTGTCATGCGTCAGCTTCTCCAACCCATAAGTACAATAACTCGTCACCGTTAAACCgatccaacaaaaaaatatcgaATCTGATTCGAAGTGGTAGACTAAGCGAAGCGAGAGCACTATTTGATTCCATGAAGCACCGAGACACCGTTACATGGAATTCCATGATTACTGGGTACGTGCATCGGAGAGAGATCGCCAGGGCGCGCCAACTGTTCGACGAAATGCCCCGAAGGGATGTTGTGTCTTGGAACCTCATTGTTTCGGGTTACTTTTCGTGTCGCGGAAGCAGGTTTGTGGAGGAAGGAAGAAGGCTGTTTGAGCTGATGCCCCAGAGAGATTGTGTCTCTTGGAACACGGTCATCAGTGGGTATGCTAAGAATGGAAGGATGGACCAGGCTTTGAAGCTCTTTAACGCCATGCCAGAGCGTAATGCTGTGTCCTCCAACGCTCTGATCACTGGGTTCTTGCTGAATGGTGATGTGGATTCAGCTGTTGATTTTTTCAGGACGATGCCTGAGCATTATTCAACCTCACTCAGTGCTCTTATATCGGGGCTTGTTAGGAATGGTGAATTGGATATGGCTGCTGGGATTCTGTGTGAATGTGGGAATGGGGATGATGATTTGGTGCATGCTTATAACACCCTGATTGCGGGTTATGGCCAAAGAGGGCACGTGGAAGAGGCTCGGCGCCTTTTTGATGGGATTCCAGATGATCGCGGTGATGGTGATGAAGGTCAAAGGAGATTCAGGCGAAATGTGGTCTCTTGGAATTCGATGATGATGTGCTATGTGAAAGCGGGAGATATAGTTTCAGCCAGGGAACTCTTTGATAGGATGGTGGAGCAGGATACGTGTTCTTGGAACACTATGATCAGTGGCTATGTTCAAATCTCCAACATGGAAGAGGCTTCAAAGCTTTTCAGGGAAATGCCAATTCCTGATGTACTTTCATGGAATTTGATAGTATCTGGGTTTGCACAGAAGGGTGACTTGAATCTTGCAAAAGATTTCTTTGAGAGGATGCCACTCAAAAACCTGATCTCATGGAACTCGATAATAGCTGGCTACGAGAAAAATGAAGACTATAAGGGGGCTATTCAGCTATTTTCTCGCATGCAATTTGAGGGAGAGAGGCCAGATAGACACACATTATCTTCAGTTATGAGTGTGTGTACTGGGTTAGTGAATCTTTACCTTGGTAAGCAGATACATCAGCTTGTCACAAAGATTGTCATTCCAGATTCACCAATAAATAATTCCCTAATTACCATGTACTCGAGATGTGGGGCAATAGTTGATGCATGCACTGTATTTAATGAGATAAAGCTTTATAAAGATGTGATCACTTGGAATGCAATGATTGGAGGCTATGCATCTCATGGCTTAGCTGCAGAGGCCCTAGAGCTTTTCAAACTGATGAAAAGGCTTAAAATTCATCCTACCTATATAACCTTTATTTCGGTTATGAATGCATGCGCCCACGCAGGATTAGTTGAAGAAGGAAGGAGGCAATTCAAATCCATGATTAATGACTATGGTATTGAGCGACGGGTTGAGCACTTTGCCTCCCTTGTGGACATCTTGGGACGGCAAGGGCAGCTTCAGGAAGCTATGGATTTGATAAATACCATGCCATTTAAACCAGATAAGGCTGTGTGGGGTGCACTACTAAGTGCTTGTAGAGTGCATAATAATGTAGAATTGGCCCTAGTAGCAGCTGATGCTTTGATCCGACTTGAACCAGAAAGTTCAGCACCATATGTGTTGTTATATAATATCTATGCTAATTTAGGACAATGGGATGATGCCGAGAGTGTGAGAGTGTTGATGGAAGAAAAGAATGTCAAGAAGCAAGCAGGGTATAGTTGGGTAGACTGA
- the LOC100795213 gene encoding SEC1 family transport protein SLY1: protein MSLNLRQKQTECIARMLNLNQPLNAAGTANEDVYKILIYDKFCQNILSPLIHVKDLRKHGVTLYFLIDKDRKPVHDVPAVYFVQPNVSNVQRIVSDASKSLYQSLHLNFSTSIPRPLLEDLAAGTLNSDSIQRVSKVHDQYLEFVTLEDNLFSLAHKPCYVQLNDPSAGDKEIEELVEKIVGGLFCVLATLAVVPVIRCPRGGPAEMVASALDQRIRDHLLSKNNLFTEGGNFVSSFQRPVLCIFDRNFELPVAIQHDFRYRPLVHDVLGLRLNRLSVQGEKGGMRSYELDSADSFWVANGSLEFPEVAVEIETQLNKYKKDVDEVNKRTGGTHGAEFDGTDLIGNTKHLMNAVNSLPELTERKQVIDKHTNIATVLLGEIKERSLDSYAKKENDMMVRGGIERGDLLGVLRGKGTKMDKLRFAIIYLISSETINLSEVEAVEAALRESEVDTAAFQYVKKIKSLNVSLASANSASRSNIVDWAEKLYGQSISAVTAGVKNLLSNDRQLALARTVEALIEGRTNPETDVYLSFDPRAPKSGSGASSSHLKGPFKEAIVFMIGGGNYVEYCSLQELAQHQQPAKHIIYGTTEMLTGVDFVEQLTLLGQKMGLGNVGSSSTPAQ from the exons ATGTCTCTGAATCTCCGTCAGAAGCAAACAG AATGCATCGCGCGCATGCTGAACCTGAACCAGCCCTTAAACGCCGCCGGAACCGCGAACGAAGATGTCTACAAGATCCTCATCTACGACAAGTTCTGCCAGAACATCCTTTCCCCATTGATCCACGTCAAGGACCTCCGCAAGCACGGCGTGACCCTCTACTTCCTCATCGACAAGGATCGAAAACCTGTTCACGACGTTCCCGCGGTTTATTTCGtccaacccaacgtttccaacgTGCAACGCATCGTTTCGGACGCGTCCAAATCGCTCTACCAGAGCCTCCACCTCAACTTCTCCACCTCCATCCCGCGCCCCCTCCTCGAAGACCTCGCCGCCGGAACCCTAAATTCGGATTCGATTCAGCGAGTCTCGAAGGTTCACGATCAATATCTGGAATTTGTAACCCTAGAGGATAACCTTTTTTCACTGGCCCACAAGCCTTGTTATGTTCAACTCAACGATCCTTCCGCTGGGGACAAGGAAATTGAGGAGCTTGTTGAGAAGATCGTTGGTGGGTTGTTTTGTGTGTTGGCCACTCTTGCGGTTGTGCCGGTGATTCGGTGCCCGCGTGGCGGTCCTGCGGAGATGGTGGCTTCTGCATTGGATCAGCGGATTAGGGATCATTTGTTGTCCAAGAATAACTTGTTTACTGAGGGTGGGAACTTTGTGAGCTCGTTTCAGCGTCCTGTGTTGTGTATTTTTGACCGGAATTTCGAGTTGCCGGTGGCGATTCAGCATGATTTTCGCTACCGGCCGCTTGTTCATGATGTGCTTGGGTTGAGGCTGAATAGGCTGAGTGTGCAGGGGGAGAAGGGTGGGATGAGGTCTTATGAGTTGGACAGTGCTGATTCGTTTTGGGTTGCAAATGGGTCGCTGGAGTTTCCGGAGGTTGCGGTGGAGATTGAGACGCAGTTGAATAAGTATAAGAAGGATGTGGATGAGGTGAACAAGAGGACTGGCGGGACTCATGGCGCGGAGTTTGATGGGACGGATTTGATTGGGAACACGAAGCATTTGATGAATGCTGTGAATTCTCTGCCTGAGTTGACTGAGAGGAAACAGGTGATTGATAAGCATACCAACATTGCGACTGTGTTGTTGGGCGAGATCAAGGAGAGGTCTCTTGATTCTTATGCTAAGAAGGAGAATGACATGATGGTTAGAGGGGGCATTGAACGGGGTGACCTGCTTGGTGTGCTCAGAGGGAAGGGAACGAAGATGGATAAGCTTAGGTTTGCCATCATATATCTCATTTCATCGGAAACCATTAATCTGTCGGAAGTGGAAGCTGTGGAAGCGGCACTGAGAGAGTCTGAGGTTGATACTGCTGCTTTTCAGTATGTGAAGAAGATCAAGTCGTTGAATGTGTCGTTGGCATCGGCAAATTCTGCCAGCAGAAGTAATATTGTTGATTGGGCTGAGAAGCTCTATGGGCAGTCAATTAGTGCAGTGACGGCTGGTGTCAAAAATCTTTTGTCTAATGACAGGCAGCTAGCATTGGCAAGGACAGTCGAGGCCTTGATTGAAGGGAGGACAAATCCTGAAACAGATGTGTACCTTTCGTTTGATCCTCGTGCTCCGAAGTCTGGTTCGGGAGCAAGTAGCAGCCATTTGAAAGGGCCATTTAAGGAAGCAATTGTGTTCATGATTGGTGGTGGTAATTACGTTGAATATTGCAGTCTGCAAGAGCTTGCACAACATCAGCAACCTGCCAAACATATTATATATGGAACAACAGAAATGCTAACTGGAGTTGACTTTGTAGAGCAGCTAACATtgttggggcagaagatgggTTTGGGTAATGTTGGTTCTAGTTCTACCCCAGCTCAGTAG
- the LOC100806213 gene encoding uncharacterized protein, which translates to MNTRAGANSESQPQPSRRQQHLHYASSPTTSSHSSCCCCLFLLFSFFALLVLAALLVIVLAIKPKSPHLDLRQVGLQYMALVPNPTRPGPSTAKLYLVIRLVLAVVNPNEVGIRCGESRVTVVYRDTPLGRTSLPAFCQRAHTVKEVVATMAVDDVNLSNADGADFARDALLNDRVELRVLAHVATKIRLFNLPSPPLQVSVNCVIVISPRKQSLTYKQCGFEGLN; encoded by the exons ATGAACACAAGAGCGGGAGCTAACTCAGAATCCCAGCCACAGCCATCAAGACGACAACAGCACCTCCACTACGCCAGCTCCCCAACGACGTCGTCTCATTCTTCATGCTGCTGCTgcctcttcctcctcttctccttcttcgCTCTCTTAGTCCTCGCCGCGCTTCTCGTAATCGTGCTCGCCATCAAGCCCAAAAGCCCGCACCTGGACCTCCGCCAAGTGGGCCTCCAGTACATGGCCCTCGTGCCCaacccaactcgcccaggccCATCGACCGCGAAGCTCTACCTCGTGATCCGGTTGGTGCTGGCGGTGGTGAACCCGAACGAGGTGGGGATCAGGTGCGGCGAGTCCAGAGTCACGGTCGTGTACCGGGACACACCCTTGGGCAGGACCTCCCTGCCCGCGTTCTGCCAGCGCGCTCACACCGTGAAGGAGGTGGTGGCCACCATGGCAGTGGATGACGTTAACTTGTCCAACGCCGATGGTGCTGACTTCGCCAGAGACGCGTTGCTCAATGACAGGGTCGAGCTGAGGGTGTTGGCCCATGTCGCCACCAAGATTCGCCTCTTCAACCTACCATCTCCTCCACTTCAG GTCTCAGTGAATTGTGTAATAGTGATAAGTCCAAGAAAGCAATCTCTAACTTACAAGCAGTGTGGATTCGAGGGATTGAATTAA